One genomic window of Eptesicus fuscus isolate TK198812 chromosome 6, DD_ASM_mEF_20220401, whole genome shotgun sequence includes the following:
- the PGLYRP2 gene encoding N-acetylmuramoyl-L-alanine amidase has translation MSPRSWNPTTVVLWTLLGLLLCPEPGTASLPLLMDSVIQALAELEQKVPVTEANHTVSVWHLSARDSDPHDPLHHFLLKGRSLKVTKLGPSALSPELQGLMEEVARHDVRGGQEYGVVLAPDGSTVAVEPLLAGLEAGLQGHRVINLPLGSTATPLGAGDTFPDVGAEVSDVRATSPGLRDVSPDVSSAGVRAMSPDVRTTDLNVGAIFKDDRVTSPDDQTSSPDAKATSPTTVDSLLVVTLARDLGLTFLQGPQTQSHPGLGAEGCWDQLSVPRNFTLLDPEASPVTTAFLNGALDGALLGDYLSRAPEPRPPLNHLLSQYYGAGVAGDPGLRSNFRRQNGAALTSAPALTQQVWGALILLQRLEPAHPQLQGMSQEQLAQAATHATKEFTEAFLGCPAIHPRCRWSAAPYRGRPTPLRLPLGSLYVHHTYLPAPPCTTFARCAANMRSMQRFHQDTRGWDDIGYSFVVGSDGYVYEGRGWRWVGAHTLGHNARGFGVAFVGNYTAELPAEAALRTVRDTLPRCAVRAGLLRPDYTLLGHRQLVRTDCPGDALFRQLRTWPHFDGNVKRRTAKSAPRRSKRKPPLVTMPATDLQ, from the exons ATGTCCCCCAGAAGCTGGAATCCCACAACAGTAGTCCTCTGGACCCTGCTTGGATTGTTGCTGTGTCCGGAACCAGGGACAG CATCCCTGCCCCTCCTCATGGACTCTGTCATCCAGGCTCTGGCTGAGCTGGAGCAGAAAGTGCCAGTCACGGAGGCCAACCACACTGTCTCTGTGTGGCACCTGTCAGCCCGGGACTCTGATCCCCATGATCCCCTTCATCACTTCCTGCTAAAGGGACGAAGTCTCAAAGTCACCAAGTTGGGTCCTTCTGCACTGAGCCCAGAGCTGCAAGGCCTGATGGAGGAGGTGGCCCGACATGATGTGCGGGGTGGGCAGGAATACGGGGTGGTACTGGCCCCCGACGGCTCGACGGTGGCTGTGGAGCCTCTTCTGGCAGGGCTGGAAGCCGGCCTGCAGGGCCACAGGGTCATAAACTTGCCCTTGGGCAGCACAGCCACCCCTCTGGGTGCCGGAGACACCTTTCCAGATGTTGGAGCTGAGGTTTCTGATGTAAGAGCCACCTCCCCAGGACTCAGAGATGTCTCTCCAGATGTTAGCTCTGCAGGTGTCAGAGCTATGTCTCCAGATGTTAGAACCACAGATCTCAATGTGGGAGCCATCTTTAAAGATGACAGAGTCACCTCTCCAGATGACCAAACCTCCTCGCCAGATGCCAAAGCAACGTCTCCGACCACTGTGGACAGCCTCCTGGTGGTCACCTTGGCCAGAGACTTGGGCCTGACCTTCCTCCAGGGCCCCCAAACTCAGAGCcacccaggcctgggagctgAGGGCTGCTGGGACCAGCTCTCTGTCCCCAGGAACTTCACACTCCTGGACCCTGAGGCATCACCGGTTACCACAGCCTTCCTCAATGGTGCTCTGGATGGCGCCCTCCTTGGGGACTACCTGAGTCGGGCCCCTGAGCCCCGGCCACCCCTCAACCACCTCCTGAGCCAGTACTATGGAGCAGGGGTGGCTGGAGATCCAGGACTTCGCAGCAACTTCCGACGGCAGAACGGAGCTGCTCTGACTTCAGCCCCTGCCCTGACCCAGCAGGTGTGGGGCGCCCTCATCCTGCTCCAGAGGCTGGAGCCAGCACACCCTCAGCTGCAGGGCATGAGCCAAGAACAGCTGGCACAGGCGGCCACCCATGCCACCAAGGAGTTCACTGAGGCCTTCCTGG GGTGCCCGGCCATCCACCCCCGTTGCCGCTGGAGTGCGGCACCGTACCGGGGCCGCCCGACGCCGCTACGGCTGCCGCTCGGGTCCCTGTACGTGCATCACACCTACCTGCCCGCGCCTCCCTGCACCACCTTCGCGCGCTGCGCAGCCAACATGCGCTCCATGCAGCGCTTTCACCAGGATACGCGTGGCTGGGACGACATTGGCTACAG TTTCGTGGTGGGCTCAGACGGCTACGTGTACGAGGGCCGCGGCTGGCGCTGGGTGGGCGCGCACACTCTAGGCCACAATGCCCGCGGCTTCGGCGTGGCCTTCGTGGGCAACTACACCGCGGAGCTGCCCGCCGAGGCCGCGCTGCGCACGGTGCGCGACACGCTGCCCAGGTGCGCGGTGCGCGCTGGCCTCCTGCGGCCGGACTACACGCTGCTCGGCCACCGCCAGCTCGTGCGTACCGACTGCCCTGGCGACGCGCTCTTCCGCCAGCTGCGCACCTGGCCGCACTTCGATGGG aatgtaaaGCGAAGGACTGCCAAGAGCGCCCCCAGGAGATCCAAGAGGAAGCCGCCTCTAGTGACCATGCCGGCCACAGACCTCCAATAA
- the RASAL3 gene encoding RAS protein activator like-3 isoform X3, which yields MDPLSRSQSSETQHAAQTPLTSYRWHTGGGGEKGAGGFHWGRLASWGRALSHQEPMVSSQPARRSLFRRVLSAPPKESRRNHLRLSKTLWGRHKSPPLEPELEPEASGPEREPEPEPEPPTPQIPEAPPPDVPVWNIEAFTLLDGRLVLLGGEEEGPRQSRMGSASSESSIQAAMGNLRDADRVPGKTEPEAAGPNQVHNVRGLLKRLKEKKKARPPSALGSRESLATLSELDLGAQRNVRVWPLHPSLLDEPHCFQVTWVGGSRCFSCRSAAERDRWIEDLRRQFQPSQDNVEREETWLSVWVHEVKGLSRSAAGAPGVRVELWLDGALLARTAERAGPGPLFWAERFHFEALPPAHRMSLRLRGAGPGGAPLGRATLALEELGAPRAPAAGLERWFPLLGAPAGAALRARVRARRLRVLPSERYKELAEFLTFHYARLCGALEPQLSAQAKEELAAAMVRVLQATGRAQALVTDLGTAELARSGGREALLFRENTLATKAIDEYMKLVAQDYLQETLGQVLRRICASTEDCEVDPSKCPASELPQHQARLQSSCEEVFENIIHSYDWFPAELGTVFSGWREACKARGSEALGPRLVCASLFLRLLCPAILAPSLFGLAPQHPAPAPARTLTLIAKVIQNLANRAPFGEKEAYMGFMNSFLENHGPAMQRFLDQVAMVDVDAAPSGYQGSSDLALQLAVLHAQLCTIFAELDQATRDSLEPLPTILQAIEEGRPVPVSVPMRLPPPPAQVYSSFSAGEKPGFLAPRDLPKHTPLISKSQSLRSVHGSGSWARQRPDEERPPRLPRPVQRTQSVPAGRPARRCPSAGPRPRPKGSLRTGPKPRGRPWTGASASLPRKPSVPWQRQLDQPRDTDQALSTHRPVGKLAELQCEVATLREEQKMLSGLVESLRTHIRALTEQQQQLRSQLEDLDSRLGGRTSRLDPECDPPSREAHKLENLERRLSEMESSLAQLRDAVQSLQHLPTTPGSRSQPLPLKARCVNGDTT from the exons ATGGACCCACTATCAAGAAGCCAGTCCTCCGAAACCCAGCATGCAGCCCAAACCCCGCTAACCTCCTATCGCTGGCACACAGGAGGTGGTGGAGAGAAGGGAGCTGGAGGGTTCCACTGGGGCCGCCttgccagctgggggagggcacTGAGCCACCAGGAACCCATGGTCAGCAGCCAACCTGCCCGTCGCTCGCTGTTCCGTCGTGTCCTCTCTGCGCCCCCCAAGGAGTCTCGCAGGAACCACCTGAGACTATCCAAGACCCTCTGGGGGAGACATAAGAGCCCACCACTGGAGCCAGAGCTGGAGCCAGAAGCCTCAG GTCCAGAGAGGG AGCCTGAGCCAGAGCCGGAGCCCCCAACCCCACAGATCCCTGAGGCCCCCCCACCCGATGTGCCTGTCTGGAACATCGAAGCCTTCACTCTGCTCGATGGGAGGCTGGTGCTGCTTGGGGGTGAGGAAGAG GGCCCTCGCCAGTCCCGGATGGGGAGCGCCAGCTCTGAGAGCAGCATCCAGGCGGCCATGGGGAACCTCAGGGATGCAG ACCGAGTCCCTGGAAAGACTGAGCcagaggctgctggccccaaCCAGGTCCACAACGTCCGG GGGTTGCTCAAGcggctgaaagaaaagaaaaaggccag ACCCCCCAGTGCTCTGGGCTCTCGGGAGTCGCTGGCCACACTCTCTGAACTGGACCTGGGTGCCCAGCGGAATGTGCGGGTTTGGccactgcaccccagcctcctggATGAGCCCCACTGCTTCCAG GTAACTTGGGTAGGCGGGAGCCGCTGCTTCTCTTGTCGCTCGGCTGCTGAGAGAGACCGCTGGATCGAGGACCTTCGTCGCCAGTTCCAGCCCAGTCAG GACAACGTGGAACGCGAAGAGACGTGGCTGAGCGTGTGGGTGCACGAAGTGAAGGGACTGTCCCGGTCGGCGGCGGGGGCGCCCGGAGTGCGCGTGGAGCTGTGGCTGGACGGCGCACTGCTGGCGCGCACGGCGGAGCGGGCTGGTCCGGGCCCGCTCTTTTGGGCCGAGCGCTTCCACTTCGAGGCACTGCCGCCGGCGCATCGTATGTCGCTGCGGCTGCGCGGAGCGGGCCCGGGGGGCGCCCCGCTGGGCCGCGCGACGCTGGCGCTGGAGGAGCTGGGCGCCCCCCGCGCGCCGGCCGCCGGCCTGGAGCGCTGGTTCCCGCTGCTCGGGGCACCAGCCGGCGCGGCGCTCCGGGCGCGCGTCCGGGCACGGCGCCTGCGCGTGCTGCCTTCTGAGCGCTACAAGGAGCTGGCGGAGTTTCTCACTTTCCACTACGCGCGCCTGTGCGGGGCCCTGGAGCCCCAGCTGTCCGCGCAGGCCAAGGAGGAGTTGGCGGCTGCCATGGTGCGCGTGCTGCAGGCCACTGGCCGGGCGCAG GCATTGGTGACAGACCTGGGAACCGCGGAGTTGGCACGCAGTGGAGGCCGCGAGGCGCTGCTGTTCCGGGAAAATACATTGGCCACTAAGGCCATCGATGAGTACATGAAGCTGGTGGCACAGGACTACCTCCAAGAGACGCTGG GGCAGGTCCTGCGGCGAATCTGTGCCTCCACTGAGGACTGTGAGGTGGACCCCAGCAAGTGCCCAGCCTCAGAGCTGCCCCAGCACCAAGCCAGACTGCAAAGCAGCTGTGAGGAGGTCTTCGAGAACATCATCCACTCCTATGA CTGGTTTCCAGCAGAGCTGGGCACCGTGTTCTCAGGCTGGCGAGAAGCATGCAAGGCACGAGGCTCCGAGGCACTGGGCCCCCGGCTGGTGTGTGCCTCTCTCTTCCTGCGGCTCCTGTGTCCCGCCATCTTGGCACCCAGCCTCTTTGGCCTGGCACCACagcacccagcacctgccccggCCCGCACCCTCACATTGATTGCCAAGGTCATCCAGAACCTTGCCAACCGAGCCCC GTTTGGTGAGAAGGAAGCCTACATGGGCTTTATGAATAGCTTCCTGGAGAATCATGGACCTGCCATGCAACGCTTCCTGGACCAAGTGGCCATGGTGGATGTGGATGCAGCACCCAGTGGTTACCAGGGCAGCAGTGACCTGGCCCTCCAGCTGGCAGTCCTTCATGCCCAGCTCTGTACCATCTTTGCTGAACTTGACCAG GCAACCCGTGACAGCCTGGAACCCCTGCCCACCATCCTGCAAGCCATTGAGGAAGGCCGCCCTGTACCTGTGTCTGTGCCGATGCGTCTTccaccacccccagcccaggtctATTCCAg tTTTTCCGCAGGGGAGAAGCCGGGCTTCCTGGCCCCTCGGGACCTCCCCAAGCACACCCCTCTCATATCCAAGAGCCAGTCCCTGCGCAGCGTTCATGGCTCAGGAAGTTGGGCCCGGCAGCGGCCAGATGAGGAGCGGCCCCCACGGCTGCCCCGGCCGGTGCAGCGCACGCAGAGCGTACCGGCTGGCCGCCCGGCTCGCCGCTGCCCTTCTGCAGGACCTCGGCCGCGACCCAAAGGCTCCCTACGCACCGGCCCCAAGCCCCGCGGCCGGCCCTGGACCGGGGCCTCGGCCTCGCTGCCCCGGAAGCCGTCAGTACCCTGGCAGCGCCAGCTGGACCAGCCGCGAGACACAGACCAGGCGCTAAGCACGCACCGACCCGTGGGCAAG CTGGCAGAGCTGCAGTGCGAGGTGGCCACCCTGCGCGAGGAACAGAAGATGCTGTCCGGCCTCGTGGAGTCCCTGCGCACCCACATCCGGGCCTTGacggagcagcagcagcagcttcgcAGCCAGCTGGAAGACCTGGACTCCAGGCTTGGGGGAAG GACCTCGCGTTTGGATCCAGAGTGCGACCCGCCAAGCAGGGAGGCCCACAAGCTGGAAAATCTG GAGCGCCGCCTGTCTGAAATGGAGAGTTCTCTAGCCCAGCTGAGGGATGCCGTCCAGAGCCTGCAGCATCTTCCTACGACGCCGGGGTCCAGGAGCCAGCCCCTGCCTCTCAAAGCACGCTGCGTTAACGGAGACACCACCTGA
- the RASAL3 gene encoding RAS protein activator like-3 isoform X2 → MDPLSRSQSSETQHAAQTPLTSYRWHTGGGGEKGAGGFHWGRLASWGRALSHQEPMVSSQPARRSLFRRVLSAPPKESRRNHLRLSKTLWGRHKSPPLEPELEPEASGPEREPEPEPEPPTPQIPEAPPPDVPVWNIEAFTLLDGRLVLLGGEEEGPRQSRMGSASSESSIQAAMGNLRDADRVPGKTEPEAAGPNQVHNVRGLLKRLKEKKKARSELGANASGPPSALGSRESLATLSELDLGAQRNVRVWPLHPSLLDEPHCFQVTWVGGSRCFSCRSAAERDRWIEDLRRQFQPSQDNVEREETWLSVWVHEVKGLSRSAAGAPGVRVELWLDGALLARTAERAGPGPLFWAERFHFEALPPAHRMSLRLRGAGPGGAPLGRATLALEELGAPRAPAAGLERWFPLLGAPAGAALRARVRARRLRVLPSERYKELAEFLTFHYARLCGALEPQLSAQAKEELAAAMVRVLQATGRAQALVTDLGTAELARSGGREALLFRENTLATKAIDEYMKLVAQDYLQETLGQVLRRICASTEDCEVDPSKCPASELPQHQARLQSSCEEVFENIIHCLFCPSWFPAELGTVFSGWREACKARGSEALGPRLVCASLFLRLLCPAILAPSLFGLAPQHPAPAPARTLTLIAKVIQNLANRAPFGEKEAYMGFMNSFLENHGPAMQRFLDQVAMVDVDAAPSGYQGSSDLALQLAVLHAQLCTIFAELDQATRDSLEPLPTILQAIEEGRPVPVSVPMRLPPPPAQVYSSFSAGEKPGFLAPRDLPKHTPLISKSQSLRSVHGSGSWARQRPDEERPPRLPRPVQRTQSVPAGRPARRCPSAGPRPRPKGSLRTGPKPRGRPWTGASASLPRKPSVPWQRQLDQPRDTDQALSTHRPVGKLAELQCEVATLREEQKMLSGLVESLRTHIRALTEQQQQLRSQLEDLDSRLGGRTSRLDPECDPPSREAHKLENLERRLSEMESSLAQLRDAVQSLQHLPTTPGSRSQPLPLKARCVNGDTT, encoded by the exons ATGGACCCACTATCAAGAAGCCAGTCCTCCGAAACCCAGCATGCAGCCCAAACCCCGCTAACCTCCTATCGCTGGCACACAGGAGGTGGTGGAGAGAAGGGAGCTGGAGGGTTCCACTGGGGCCGCCttgccagctgggggagggcacTGAGCCACCAGGAACCCATGGTCAGCAGCCAACCTGCCCGTCGCTCGCTGTTCCGTCGTGTCCTCTCTGCGCCCCCCAAGGAGTCTCGCAGGAACCACCTGAGACTATCCAAGACCCTCTGGGGGAGACATAAGAGCCCACCACTGGAGCCAGAGCTGGAGCCAGAAGCCTCAG GTCCAGAGAGGG AGCCTGAGCCAGAGCCGGAGCCCCCAACCCCACAGATCCCTGAGGCCCCCCCACCCGATGTGCCTGTCTGGAACATCGAAGCCTTCACTCTGCTCGATGGGAGGCTGGTGCTGCTTGGGGGTGAGGAAGAG GGCCCTCGCCAGTCCCGGATGGGGAGCGCCAGCTCTGAGAGCAGCATCCAGGCGGCCATGGGGAACCTCAGGGATGCAG ACCGAGTCCCTGGAAAGACTGAGCcagaggctgctggccccaaCCAGGTCCACAACGTCCGG GGGTTGCTCAAGcggctgaaagaaaagaaaaaggccagGTCAGAGCTGGGAGCCAATGCCTCTGG ACCCCCCAGTGCTCTGGGCTCTCGGGAGTCGCTGGCCACACTCTCTGAACTGGACCTGGGTGCCCAGCGGAATGTGCGGGTTTGGccactgcaccccagcctcctggATGAGCCCCACTGCTTCCAG GTAACTTGGGTAGGCGGGAGCCGCTGCTTCTCTTGTCGCTCGGCTGCTGAGAGAGACCGCTGGATCGAGGACCTTCGTCGCCAGTTCCAGCCCAGTCAG GACAACGTGGAACGCGAAGAGACGTGGCTGAGCGTGTGGGTGCACGAAGTGAAGGGACTGTCCCGGTCGGCGGCGGGGGCGCCCGGAGTGCGCGTGGAGCTGTGGCTGGACGGCGCACTGCTGGCGCGCACGGCGGAGCGGGCTGGTCCGGGCCCGCTCTTTTGGGCCGAGCGCTTCCACTTCGAGGCACTGCCGCCGGCGCATCGTATGTCGCTGCGGCTGCGCGGAGCGGGCCCGGGGGGCGCCCCGCTGGGCCGCGCGACGCTGGCGCTGGAGGAGCTGGGCGCCCCCCGCGCGCCGGCCGCCGGCCTGGAGCGCTGGTTCCCGCTGCTCGGGGCACCAGCCGGCGCGGCGCTCCGGGCGCGCGTCCGGGCACGGCGCCTGCGCGTGCTGCCTTCTGAGCGCTACAAGGAGCTGGCGGAGTTTCTCACTTTCCACTACGCGCGCCTGTGCGGGGCCCTGGAGCCCCAGCTGTCCGCGCAGGCCAAGGAGGAGTTGGCGGCTGCCATGGTGCGCGTGCTGCAGGCCACTGGCCGGGCGCAG GCATTGGTGACAGACCTGGGAACCGCGGAGTTGGCACGCAGTGGAGGCCGCGAGGCGCTGCTGTTCCGGGAAAATACATTGGCCACTAAGGCCATCGATGAGTACATGAAGCTGGTGGCACAGGACTACCTCCAAGAGACGCTGG GGCAGGTCCTGCGGCGAATCTGTGCCTCCACTGAGGACTGTGAGGTGGACCCCAGCAAGTGCCCAGCCTCAGAGCTGCCCCAGCACCAAGCCAGACTGCAAAGCAGCTGTGAGGAGGTCTTCGAGAACATCATCC ATTGCCTATTCTGTCCCAGCTGGTTTCCAGCAGAGCTGGGCACCGTGTTCTCAGGCTGGCGAGAAGCATGCAAGGCACGAGGCTCCGAGGCACTGGGCCCCCGGCTGGTGTGTGCCTCTCTCTTCCTGCGGCTCCTGTGTCCCGCCATCTTGGCACCCAGCCTCTTTGGCCTGGCACCACagcacccagcacctgccccggCCCGCACCCTCACATTGATTGCCAAGGTCATCCAGAACCTTGCCAACCGAGCCCC GTTTGGTGAGAAGGAAGCCTACATGGGCTTTATGAATAGCTTCCTGGAGAATCATGGACCTGCCATGCAACGCTTCCTGGACCAAGTGGCCATGGTGGATGTGGATGCAGCACCCAGTGGTTACCAGGGCAGCAGTGACCTGGCCCTCCAGCTGGCAGTCCTTCATGCCCAGCTCTGTACCATCTTTGCTGAACTTGACCAG GCAACCCGTGACAGCCTGGAACCCCTGCCCACCATCCTGCAAGCCATTGAGGAAGGCCGCCCTGTACCTGTGTCTGTGCCGATGCGTCTTccaccacccccagcccaggtctATTCCAg tTTTTCCGCAGGGGAGAAGCCGGGCTTCCTGGCCCCTCGGGACCTCCCCAAGCACACCCCTCTCATATCCAAGAGCCAGTCCCTGCGCAGCGTTCATGGCTCAGGAAGTTGGGCCCGGCAGCGGCCAGATGAGGAGCGGCCCCCACGGCTGCCCCGGCCGGTGCAGCGCACGCAGAGCGTACCGGCTGGCCGCCCGGCTCGCCGCTGCCCTTCTGCAGGACCTCGGCCGCGACCCAAAGGCTCCCTACGCACCGGCCCCAAGCCCCGCGGCCGGCCCTGGACCGGGGCCTCGGCCTCGCTGCCCCGGAAGCCGTCAGTACCCTGGCAGCGCCAGCTGGACCAGCCGCGAGACACAGACCAGGCGCTAAGCACGCACCGACCCGTGGGCAAG CTGGCAGAGCTGCAGTGCGAGGTGGCCACCCTGCGCGAGGAACAGAAGATGCTGTCCGGCCTCGTGGAGTCCCTGCGCACCCACATCCGGGCCTTGacggagcagcagcagcagcttcgcAGCCAGCTGGAAGACCTGGACTCCAGGCTTGGGGGAAG GACCTCGCGTTTGGATCCAGAGTGCGACCCGCCAAGCAGGGAGGCCCACAAGCTGGAAAATCTG GAGCGCCGCCTGTCTGAAATGGAGAGTTCTCTAGCCCAGCTGAGGGATGCCGTCCAGAGCCTGCAGCATCTTCCTACGACGCCGGGGTCCAGGAGCCAGCCCCTGCCTCTCAAAGCACGCTGCGTTAACGGAGACACCACCTGA
- the RASAL3 gene encoding RAS protein activator like-3 isoform X1: MDPLSRSQSSETQHAAQTPLTSYRWHTGGGGEKGAGGFHWGRLASWGRALSHQEPMVSSQPARRSLFRRVLSAPPKESRRNHLRLSKTLWGRHKSPPLEPELEPEASGPEREPEPEPEPPTPQIPEAPPPDVPVWNIEAFTLLDGRLVLLGGEEEGPRQSRMGSASSESSIQAAMGNLRDADRVPGKTEPEAAGPNQVHNVRGLLKRLKEKKKARSELGANASGPPSALGSRESLATLSELDLGAQRNVRVWPLHPSLLDEPHCFQVTWVGGSRCFSCRSAAERDRWIEDLRRQFQPSQDNVEREETWLSVWVHEVKGLSRSAAGAPGVRVELWLDGALLARTAERAGPGPLFWAERFHFEALPPAHRMSLRLRGAGPGGAPLGRATLALEELGAPRAPAAGLERWFPLLGAPAGAALRARVRARRLRVLPSERYKELAEFLTFHYARLCGALEPQLSAQAKEELAAAMVRVLQATGRAQALVTDLGTAELARSGGREALLFRENTLATKAIDEYMKLVAQDYLQETLGQVLRRICASTEDCEVDPSKCPASELPQHQARLQSSCEEVFENIIHSYDWFPAELGTVFSGWREACKARGSEALGPRLVCASLFLRLLCPAILAPSLFGLAPQHPAPAPARTLTLIAKVIQNLANRAPFGEKEAYMGFMNSFLENHGPAMQRFLDQVAMVDVDAAPSGYQGSSDLALQLAVLHAQLCTIFAELDQATRDSLEPLPTILQAIEEGRPVPVSVPMRLPPPPAQVYSSFSAGEKPGFLAPRDLPKHTPLISKSQSLRSVHGSGSWARQRPDEERPPRLPRPVQRTQSVPAGRPARRCPSAGPRPRPKGSLRTGPKPRGRPWTGASASLPRKPSVPWQRQLDQPRDTDQALSTHRPVGKLAELQCEVATLREEQKMLSGLVESLRTHIRALTEQQQQLRSQLEDLDSRLGGRTSRLDPECDPPSREAHKLENLERRLSEMESSLAQLRDAVQSLQHLPTTPGSRSQPLPLKARCVNGDTT; the protein is encoded by the exons ATGGACCCACTATCAAGAAGCCAGTCCTCCGAAACCCAGCATGCAGCCCAAACCCCGCTAACCTCCTATCGCTGGCACACAGGAGGTGGTGGAGAGAAGGGAGCTGGAGGGTTCCACTGGGGCCGCCttgccagctgggggagggcacTGAGCCACCAGGAACCCATGGTCAGCAGCCAACCTGCCCGTCGCTCGCTGTTCCGTCGTGTCCTCTCTGCGCCCCCCAAGGAGTCTCGCAGGAACCACCTGAGACTATCCAAGACCCTCTGGGGGAGACATAAGAGCCCACCACTGGAGCCAGAGCTGGAGCCAGAAGCCTCAG GTCCAGAGAGGG AGCCTGAGCCAGAGCCGGAGCCCCCAACCCCACAGATCCCTGAGGCCCCCCCACCCGATGTGCCTGTCTGGAACATCGAAGCCTTCACTCTGCTCGATGGGAGGCTGGTGCTGCTTGGGGGTGAGGAAGAG GGCCCTCGCCAGTCCCGGATGGGGAGCGCCAGCTCTGAGAGCAGCATCCAGGCGGCCATGGGGAACCTCAGGGATGCAG ACCGAGTCCCTGGAAAGACTGAGCcagaggctgctggccccaaCCAGGTCCACAACGTCCGG GGGTTGCTCAAGcggctgaaagaaaagaaaaaggccagGTCAGAGCTGGGAGCCAATGCCTCTGG ACCCCCCAGTGCTCTGGGCTCTCGGGAGTCGCTGGCCACACTCTCTGAACTGGACCTGGGTGCCCAGCGGAATGTGCGGGTTTGGccactgcaccccagcctcctggATGAGCCCCACTGCTTCCAG GTAACTTGGGTAGGCGGGAGCCGCTGCTTCTCTTGTCGCTCGGCTGCTGAGAGAGACCGCTGGATCGAGGACCTTCGTCGCCAGTTCCAGCCCAGTCAG GACAACGTGGAACGCGAAGAGACGTGGCTGAGCGTGTGGGTGCACGAAGTGAAGGGACTGTCCCGGTCGGCGGCGGGGGCGCCCGGAGTGCGCGTGGAGCTGTGGCTGGACGGCGCACTGCTGGCGCGCACGGCGGAGCGGGCTGGTCCGGGCCCGCTCTTTTGGGCCGAGCGCTTCCACTTCGAGGCACTGCCGCCGGCGCATCGTATGTCGCTGCGGCTGCGCGGAGCGGGCCCGGGGGGCGCCCCGCTGGGCCGCGCGACGCTGGCGCTGGAGGAGCTGGGCGCCCCCCGCGCGCCGGCCGCCGGCCTGGAGCGCTGGTTCCCGCTGCTCGGGGCACCAGCCGGCGCGGCGCTCCGGGCGCGCGTCCGGGCACGGCGCCTGCGCGTGCTGCCTTCTGAGCGCTACAAGGAGCTGGCGGAGTTTCTCACTTTCCACTACGCGCGCCTGTGCGGGGCCCTGGAGCCCCAGCTGTCCGCGCAGGCCAAGGAGGAGTTGGCGGCTGCCATGGTGCGCGTGCTGCAGGCCACTGGCCGGGCGCAG GCATTGGTGACAGACCTGGGAACCGCGGAGTTGGCACGCAGTGGAGGCCGCGAGGCGCTGCTGTTCCGGGAAAATACATTGGCCACTAAGGCCATCGATGAGTACATGAAGCTGGTGGCACAGGACTACCTCCAAGAGACGCTGG GGCAGGTCCTGCGGCGAATCTGTGCCTCCACTGAGGACTGTGAGGTGGACCCCAGCAAGTGCCCAGCCTCAGAGCTGCCCCAGCACCAAGCCAGACTGCAAAGCAGCTGTGAGGAGGTCTTCGAGAACATCATCCACTCCTATGA CTGGTTTCCAGCAGAGCTGGGCACCGTGTTCTCAGGCTGGCGAGAAGCATGCAAGGCACGAGGCTCCGAGGCACTGGGCCCCCGGCTGGTGTGTGCCTCTCTCTTCCTGCGGCTCCTGTGTCCCGCCATCTTGGCACCCAGCCTCTTTGGCCTGGCACCACagcacccagcacctgccccggCCCGCACCCTCACATTGATTGCCAAGGTCATCCAGAACCTTGCCAACCGAGCCCC GTTTGGTGAGAAGGAAGCCTACATGGGCTTTATGAATAGCTTCCTGGAGAATCATGGACCTGCCATGCAACGCTTCCTGGACCAAGTGGCCATGGTGGATGTGGATGCAGCACCCAGTGGTTACCAGGGCAGCAGTGACCTGGCCCTCCAGCTGGCAGTCCTTCATGCCCAGCTCTGTACCATCTTTGCTGAACTTGACCAG GCAACCCGTGACAGCCTGGAACCCCTGCCCACCATCCTGCAAGCCATTGAGGAAGGCCGCCCTGTACCTGTGTCTGTGCCGATGCGTCTTccaccacccccagcccaggtctATTCCAg tTTTTCCGCAGGGGAGAAGCCGGGCTTCCTGGCCCCTCGGGACCTCCCCAAGCACACCCCTCTCATATCCAAGAGCCAGTCCCTGCGCAGCGTTCATGGCTCAGGAAGTTGGGCCCGGCAGCGGCCAGATGAGGAGCGGCCCCCACGGCTGCCCCGGCCGGTGCAGCGCACGCAGAGCGTACCGGCTGGCCGCCCGGCTCGCCGCTGCCCTTCTGCAGGACCTCGGCCGCGACCCAAAGGCTCCCTACGCACCGGCCCCAAGCCCCGCGGCCGGCCCTGGACCGGGGCCTCGGCCTCGCTGCCCCGGAAGCCGTCAGTACCCTGGCAGCGCCAGCTGGACCAGCCGCGAGACACAGACCAGGCGCTAAGCACGCACCGACCCGTGGGCAAG CTGGCAGAGCTGCAGTGCGAGGTGGCCACCCTGCGCGAGGAACAGAAGATGCTGTCCGGCCTCGTGGAGTCCCTGCGCACCCACATCCGGGCCTTGacggagcagcagcagcagcttcgcAGCCAGCTGGAAGACCTGGACTCCAGGCTTGGGGGAAG GACCTCGCGTTTGGATCCAGAGTGCGACCCGCCAAGCAGGGAGGCCCACAAGCTGGAAAATCTG GAGCGCCGCCTGTCTGAAATGGAGAGTTCTCTAGCCCAGCTGAGGGATGCCGTCCAGAGCCTGCAGCATCTTCCTACGACGCCGGGGTCCAGGAGCCAGCCCCTGCCTCTCAAAGCACGCTGCGTTAACGGAGACACCACCTGA